The following coding sequences are from one Actinomycetota bacterium window:
- a CDS encoding HD domain-containing protein produces MSRDEAVALVRRLVDKDITLRHLVSVEGVMRRLAVRFDGDEHTWALVGLFHDLDQDHTAGDPERHARLAAEWLREEQVDETVVNAVLAHAHPEFRTDLVARAIVAADALAGLLVAAALPRPEKAVGMKVSSVKKKLKEKSFAPGVDRAEIHECAALGLELDEFIALGIEGLQLVAPEIGLA; encoded by the coding sequence ATGTCGCGGGACGAGGCCGTCGCGCTGGTTCGTCGTTTGGTGGACAAGGACATTACCCTGCGCCACCTGGTGTCGGTCGAGGGGGTGATGCGCCGCTTGGCGGTGCGTTTCGACGGCGATGAGCACACATGGGCTCTGGTGGGGCTTTTCCACGATCTGGACCAGGACCACACCGCCGGTGACCCCGAGCGCCACGCTCGCCTTGCCGCGGAGTGGTTGCGCGAGGAACAGGTTGACGAGACCGTCGTGAACGCGGTGCTTGCCCACGCTCATCCTGAATTCCGGACCGATCTGGTCGCGCGCGCGATCGTGGCTGCCGACGCTTTGGCGGGACTTCTGGTTGCCGCCGCGCTGCCCCGGCCCGAGAAGGCCGTCGGGATGAAGGTCTCCAGCGTCAAGAAGAAGCTCAAGGAGAAGTCGTTTGCGCCGGGTGTCGACCGGGCCGAGATCCACGAATGCGCCGCCCTGGGACTCGAGTTGGATGAGTTCATCGCCCTGGGGATCGAGGGGCTGCAACTGGTCGCGCCGGAGATCGGCCTGGCGTAG